A stretch of the Saprospiraceae bacterium genome encodes the following:
- a CDS encoding caspase family protein, translating to MSFRFCKSFFIIAILGLCLLNSVNSQAQKATKKALLIGIGKYPEQGGWATINSSNDLGLLRESLQAQGFNKENILELSEERATKANILKMIKVDFTSKLSKGDIAYFHFSGHGQQMQDKNGDEVDGLDECIVPFDSPKKYVEGQYEGERLISDDELNGALTDVRKKLGPNGHLIVLLDACHSGTGTRGSALARGTTEIMASKNYKENLNKKSLTKEFKQTEQDGSNASAAGLAPFVAFFGAAQNQLNYEMTDDKKVSYGSLSYAFSKNLVQIGQETSYRGLFDKIRNEMASIAPLQNPQAEGDLDMEVLNGKALANADYYKVLSVIGPDQVFINAGQLHNLFDNSKVGFYPIDTRDIEKAHPLVTGTVILSKPAQSKVKLDSIIDPELLKTSWVFVLEKNMGETKVSLRILVNDQTLNTTIQEKLASFPFIEFKQESSNLSIEFDNLNSKKLYLKTFDNYYLDSLEVTPTRELNLKSFVAKIKKYAQGRFIRKLEMQGQDLKLSFKIIPSSTNQNITNVDELKELTPDSFGVKKLKVGESFHILVVNNGLKPAFFTILDIQPDNYSKVIVPGEHQTPEEFRILPDQKLFIKDPWEIGPPLGNEVFKLIASDKPMDLRSVFGTRGGIEQSPFEKLYKETMSDEVIGTRGSRVLNLGSSEIDINKESFLIYE from the coding sequence TGGGCAACCATCAATTCATCAAATGACCTGGGTTTATTGAGAGAATCGCTTCAGGCTCAAGGGTTTAATAAGGAAAACATCCTTGAATTATCTGAAGAAAGGGCCACTAAAGCCAATATTTTAAAGATGATTAAGGTCGATTTTACTAGTAAATTGTCAAAAGGCGATATTGCTTATTTTCATTTTTCAGGCCATGGGCAACAAATGCAAGATAAAAATGGCGACGAAGTGGATGGTTTGGATGAATGTATCGTGCCTTTTGATTCTCCAAAAAAATATGTCGAAGGCCAATACGAAGGGGAGCGTTTAATATCTGACGACGAACTCAATGGTGCCCTAACAGATGTACGAAAAAAATTGGGACCTAATGGACATTTGATTGTACTCCTTGATGCATGCCATTCTGGAACCGGAACCCGTGGGTCGGCTTTAGCCAGAGGTACTACGGAGATTATGGCATCAAAAAATTACAAAGAGAATTTAAATAAGAAAAGCCTTACTAAAGAATTTAAACAAACGGAACAAGATGGTTCGAATGCAAGCGCTGCCGGATTGGCTCCATTCGTAGCATTTTTTGGTGCAGCTCAAAACCAGCTTAACTATGAAATGACCGATGATAAAAAGGTGAGTTATGGCTCTTTGTCTTATGCCTTTTCAAAAAATCTGGTTCAAATCGGTCAGGAAACATCCTATAGAGGTTTGTTTGATAAGATAAGAAATGAAATGGCAAGCATTGCCCCATTGCAAAATCCTCAAGCAGAAGGTGATCTGGATATGGAAGTGTTAAATGGAAAAGCATTAGCAAATGCAGATTATTATAAAGTGCTGAGCGTAATTGGTCCGGATCAGGTTTTTATTAATGCAGGTCAATTGCATAATTTATTTGATAATTCTAAAGTGGGTTTTTATCCAATAGATACACGCGATATTGAAAAAGCTCATCCATTGGTTACAGGAACAGTTATTTTAAGCAAGCCAGCTCAATCAAAAGTGAAATTAGATAGTATCATTGATCCTGAATTGTTAAAGACTTCCTGGGTATTTGTTTTGGAAAAAAATATGGGCGAAACAAAAGTTAGTTTGAGAATTTTAGTTAATGACCAAACATTAAATACAACTATTCAAGAAAAATTAGCAAGCTTTCCATTTATCGAATTTAAACAAGAAAGTTCTAATTTAAGTATTGAATTCGATAACTTAAATAGTAAAAAACTTTATCTTAAAACATTTGATAATTATTACTTGGATAGTTTGGAGGTTACGCCAACACGGGAATTAAACTTAAAGAGTTTCGTGGCAAAAATTAAAAAATATGCACAGGGTCGATTCATTCGTAAACTCGAAATGCAAGGTCAGGATTTAAAATTGAGTTTCAAAATTATCCCGAGCAGTACAAATCAAAACATCACCAATGTTGATGAATTAAAAGAACTAACGCCTGATTCCTTTGGTGTAAAAAAATTAAAGGTGGGAGAATCTTTTCATATTTTAGTGGTTAACAATGGACTCAAACCAGCATTTTTTACTATCCTGGACATACAACCTGATAATTATTCAAAAGTTATTGTCCCAGGAGAACATCAGACCCCTGAAGAATTCAGAATATTACCGGATCAGAAATTATTTATTAAAGATCCATGGGAAATTGGCCCTCCTTTAGGAAATGAGGTTTTCAAATTGATTGCATCTGACAAACCAATGGATTTGAGATCCGTTTTTGGTACACGCGGAGGAATTGAACAAAGTCCATTTGAAAAATTATATAAAGAAACAATGTCTGATGAAGTCATCGGAACCAGAGGCAGTCGGGTACTTAATCTAGGCAGTTCAGAAATTGATATTAATAAAGAGAGTTTTTTAATCTACGAATAA
- a CDS encoding sigma-70 family RNA polymerase sigma factor, producing MNQLEEHYQVFKMQGLTQELDERIKNLYKHYFDDVKNHILKNSGSMEDARDLFQELALVYYKQLQKPDFKIETSEKNYIYGICKNLWLKKLRDRKLVSMPDDNFIETIKDGSQQEIQQNEEKDSLIDLICKTMDQITEECRQIIYLAFYLKKSALEIAGVTGYSEQFIKVKKHRCLQGMRKMIIDSPGYRIMNQ from the coding sequence ATGAATCAGTTAGAAGAACATTATCAAGTATTTAAAATGCAAGGCCTAACCCAGGAATTGGATGAGCGTATAAAAAATTTATACAAGCATTATTTTGATGATGTTAAAAATCATATTTTAAAAAATAGTGGGAGCATGGAGGATGCCCGGGATTTGTTTCAGGAACTGGCATTGGTGTATTATAAACAACTTCAGAAACCCGACTTTAAAATAGAAACCAGTGAAAAAAACTATATATACGGTATTTGTAAAAATTTATGGTTAAAAAAATTGCGTGACAGGAAACTGGTAAGCATGCCGGATGACAATTTTATTGAAACAATTAAAGATGGTTCTCAACAAGAAATTCAGCAAAATGAGGAAAAGGACAGTTTGATTGATTTAATTTGTAAAACCATGGATCAAATTACCGAGGAGTGCAGACAAATTATTTATCTGGCATTCTATTTGAAAAAGTCTGCCCTGGAAATTGCGGGCGTAACGGGTTATTCTGAGCAATTTATTAAAGTAAAGAAGCACCGGTGTTTGCAAGGAATGCGTAAAATGATCATTGATTCTCCGGGCTATCGAATCATGAACCAATAA